Below is a window of Synechococcus sp. RSCCF101 DNA.
ATGGCTGGAGAGCCCACGTCCGGCACCGGGACCACCTGCACCAGGGCTATCTGGTGCGCGAACCCGTGAGCCTAAGGGTGCGGCTGGGGGATGCCGGCCGCGCCTGGCTCACGATCAAGGCCCGCTTCTCCGGCGGCGATGCCGAGCGATCGGCCTTCGGAACCGCCCTGGCGCGCCAGGAATTCGAATACACCATCCCCGCGGCCGATGCGGCGGATCTGCTCGAGCTGAGTTCCTGCCGCCTTGAGAAGGTGCGCCACACCTTGGCCTGGCCTGGGGGCGAGTGGGTTGTGGACGAGTTCCTCGGGGCGAATGCGCCCCTGATCCTGTGCGAGGTGGAGCCGGAGGACCCGCGGGCGCCGCTGACCCTTCCCGAATGGTGCGGCCCGGAGATCAGCGGCCGCCGCGACCTGAGCAATGCGGCGCTGGCTGAGCATCCGCTGAAGTCGTGGACGGAAGAGCAGCGCCGTGCCGTAGCGATCCCGACGGAACAGGACAGGGTTTAGGATTTCTTCGCCTTTTGCGTCCCCGCTGCCCATGGGCGCTGCTCCGCTCTACGCCCTGTACGACCAGCACGGCTTGCTTCGCTGCCTCGGGAGCGACGGGGAAGCCTGTGAGGCCTATGCCAGCCTCTTCGGGCTGGCGCCGGGCAGCTGGTCCGTCATGCAGGAGAGCGGAGCGACGGCTCTGGATCGTCCGACTCGTTCAGGGAGCAGCAGTTGAAGCCGTCGCGGCAGATCTTGCCGTTGTCCATGGCCCAGTTGAGCAGGGCGACACGGTTCTTGGCTCCCGTTTTGCTGAAGACGTTGCTGACGTGGTTGTCGACCGTGCGCTTGCTGATGGTGAGACGTTCGGCGATCTCCTGATTGGTGAGCCCGAGGGCCACCAGCTCAATGATCTCGATCTCACGCTCCGACAGGGCAATCCGTGTGGAGGGAGGCTCTGTGCTTGCCGACATCAGGCAACGGCTCCATGGATGGCAGCATAGGCGGGTTCCGTGGCCACGATCACGGATGATGGTCGTCCTTCCGGACGGTGTGAGTGAGGCTGCTGCAGGCGCTGGAGGCGGGGACCCCGGTGATCACCGCCGAGGTGATGCCGCCGCGCGGCAGTGATGCGGCCCTCACCCTGGAGCATGCGGAACGGCTGCGCGGCCGCGTGCACGCCATCAATGTGACGGATGGCAGCCGTGCCGTGATGCGGATGAGCAGCCTCGCCGTGGCCCGGCTGCTGCTGGACCGTGGTCACGAGCCAGTGCTGCAGCTGGCCTGCCGCGATCGCAACCGCATCGCCCTGCAGGCGGATCTGCTCGGCGCCCATGCCCTCGGCATTCGCAATGTGCTCTGCCTCACCGGAGATCCCGTCCGGGCCGGGGATCAGCCGGGGGCCCGCCCGGTGCACGATCTCGATTCGGTGCGCCTGCTGCAGCAGGTCTCCGCCTTCAACCGCGGGGCGGATCCGATTCAGGGAGAGCTGCCGGATGGCGGGACCCATCTGCTGGCGGGGGCGGCGGCCGATCCCCACTCCCCGAGCTGGTCGGGGCTGCGGTCCAGGCTGCGCCGCAAGCAGCAGGCCGGTGCCCGCTTCATTCAGACCCAGATGGTCATGGACGCGGCCGTGCTGCGCCGGTTCCAGGAGGAGATCGCGAGCCCCCTCGGGCTCCCGGTGCTCGCCGGGGTGTTTCTGCTCAAATCGGCCCGCAATGCGGCCTTCATCAATCGGGTGGTGCCCGGTGCCTGCATCCCCCAGGCGATCATCGACCGCCTCTCTGCTGCCGCCGACCCGGCGGACGAGGGCATTGCCATCGCCTCGGAGCAGGTGCGCAGCTTCCTGAGGATCGTGCGCGGCGTGCACGTGATGGCGGTGAAGGCTGAGCAGCGCATTCCGGCCATCCTGGATCGGGCCGGGGTGGAACCGATCAGCTCCAGTGGTCAGCTGGGTGGTGGTGAGGGCTCAGCGGCCTGCCTCGCGGCCTGAACGGGCCAGATCGCTGCCCAGAAGCTGGGCCATGGCCTTCTGCTGGGGCGAGGGTTCGGAGAAGTCCTGCCGGCGGGCATCGGTGATCAGCCAGTCGAGCTCGGCCTCCTGCAGGTCGAAGTGATCGCCGTTCCGATCGACGCAGTAGCGGCCGAAGACCAGCTTTTCGACCAGCTGCACCCCCGGTCCGATGCGGGAGTAGTCAAAGATGATCGAATTGTCGATGGTGGCGTTGGCGCCGATCTGGCAGCTGGGCCCGATCATCGAGGGACCGATGAGTGTGGCGCCGTCTTCGATGCGGGTCATCCCGCCGACGTAGATCGGCCCTTCCACGGTGATCCGGTCCCAGTTGGCGGCCACATTCAGGCCCGTGTACACACCAGGACGCACCTCCTTGCCGGGGATGGGCACCTGGCGTACCTGACCCTGCAGCACACTGCGGATCGCCTGCCAGTAGTCCGGCACCTTGCCGATGTCCACCCATTCGAATTCCATCGGCAGCGCGTAGAACGGGGCTCCGGCCTCAGCCAGCCTGGGGAACAGATCGCTGCCGATGTCAAAGGACTGGCCCTCGGGCACGAACTTGAGCACCTCCGGCTCGAAGATGTAGATGCCGGTGTTGATCATGTCGCTGTGCGCCTCCTCCACCGACGGCTTCTCCTGGAACTCGAGAACACGGTCCTCGGAATCGGTGACCACGACGCCGTAGCTGCTCACCTGATCGAGGGGGACACGCTTGGTGATCAGGGAGGCCATCGCCCCTTTCTCCTTGTGGCGGCGCACCGCCTCACTGAGATTGAGATCGATCAGTGCATCACCGCAGAGCACCACGAAGGTGTCATCGAAGAAGGGCTGGAAGGTCTGGATCTTCTTCAGACCGCCGGCTGAACCCACCGCGTCCCCGACCAGCTCGCCATCCTCGATCCGGCCCTCGAAGCTGTAGGCGATTTCAACGCCGAAGCGCTGGCCATCGCGGAAGTAATTCTCGATCTCTTCGGCGAGATGAGACACGTTGACCATGATCTCGGTGAAGCCGTGCTCGCGCAGCAGCTCGAGCAGGAATTCCATCACCGGCTTCTGCAGGATCGGAATCATCGGCTTCGGGATCATGTGCGTGATCGGGCGCACACGTGTTCCTTTCCCTGCCGCGAGGATCATTGCCTTCATGGGCGGGATTTTATCCCAGGCAGGCCCCACTCTCGGTGTCGGCTCATGCCCTCTGCCCCCGTGCGTCAGGCGGCCGCCACAAGGGTCGCCGGCGCATGGAGCGGTGTGGGCTGGGCCGATGATCCGCCCGGGGCCGGCAGCCGGCAGAGCCGCAGCGGCCTGTGCAGGCCATCGGGCTGCTCCAGAGCCACACTGCCCTGGGAGCAGAGAAACAGCAGCGCCCAGAACACCCCCACCCGATCCTGATCCAGGTGGCTGGGGGCTTCGCGGGCCCAGGCCGTCACGAGCTCCTCGAAGTCGAGCCAGCAGTCCAGCTCCATCCGCTCCGCCACGAAGGCCCGCAGAGCGGCGGTGGTTTCCGGCAGGGATTCCCGGTGCGCGAGATGGCGGACCTGAGCGATGGCGGCGCTCTGGCTGTAGCGCCTGGCCCGCTGGCCCTGACGCAGGTGGCGCTCCTGCGCCTCCAGTCGATCGGCGATGTCCTCCAGGTGCTGGATCAGCTCGCCCAGGCTCACACTGCGCCGCAGGGGAGGAGGGGCCACCGGCCGCCGCAGCAGGTGGCGTTCGGGGCGGGCCGGCAGCACCAGCAGACCGGCACCGCCGAGCTCGTCGGCATCGGGCTCCCAGTCCTCCGGCTCGATCGGCGCCGGCGGCAGGGTGCTGGCCTCCAGCACCTCCGCCTTGATCGACACCAGCACGGAAGCGGCCAGGAAGGCTTCGCTGGCCTCGGCAAGATCCTGCTCGTATCGCCCTCCCCGGGCGGGACCGCTGCCGGCCGGCCGATCCTGCGGCAACCGGCAGCGCTGCTGGAGACGGTCCAGAAAACCGTCCACCACGGCGATCACGTCGATCTCCCAGGGGTCGAGCTCACCGCGCTCCACCGCCTCCTGCAGCATTCGGATGGCCAGCCGTGCCCCGGAGTCGCTGCCAGCCTCCGCCAAGCCGTTCTCACCTCTGGCCGCACGGTACCGGTGGCATCCTCAACGGTCCAGTCGGCCGTCCTGGCCTGGGCCAGTCTCCGCTGCTGCGATCAGTCGGTGGACGCCGCTGCGGCCGGATTCGGTGAGGCCTCGCTGCCCGCCGTTGTGCCTCCCACGGCCGGCAGCAGCCCCAGCTGGGCATCGACCGTGGCCCGGTAGCGATCGAGATCGCGTTCCAGTTCCTCGATCCGCACCTGGGAGGCCTGCTCGCCGTCGGCCTGCCGAGCGGTCTCGACCCGGCTCACCACCATCGTCCAGACGGCGAAGATCCAGGCGGCCGTGGCCCCCACACCCATCACCACCAGCAGCATGACCGCAAGCGGCAGGGTGAAGCTCACCCCCGGCAGCAGCGTCACCGTGGTGGGTTCACTGTTCTCGAGGGCGAACATCACCGCGGCGAGCGCGAAGCTGAAGATCAGCAGAAAGTTGATCTGGCGCATGGTTGGGTGACGATCGCTGGATCGACGGCCTTCAGCCCACGAGCGTACGCCGAGCAGCCAGGCCCGGCGACGGCCACTGCCCCTCGCTCAGCTCAGCGCGGGAGCCTGCAGCGGCGCCGCCGGCCGGATCAGCCCCGGGGCCGCCCCGGGAGCGACCTGGGCGTAGGCGATCCGATCGCGCGCCACCAGAGCCTCGATCGACGCCTTGTAACTGTCGGTCATCAGACGTGGATAGAGACCGATGCCGATGATCGGCACCAGCAGACAGCTGATGACGTACACCTCACGCGGCTCGGCATCGACCAGGTTGGTGTGCGAGGCCAGTTCGGCATTCTCCCGGCCGAAGAAGATCTCCCGCAGCATGGAGAGCAGATAGATCGGGGTCAGAATGACTCCCACAGCCGCCAGGATGGCCATCACAACCCGGAAGCTCAGGCTGTAGGCCTCGCTGGTGGCGAATCCGGCGAACACCATCAGCTCGGACACGAAGCCGCTCATGCCGGGAAGGGCGAGCGACGCCAGGGCGCACACCGTCCAGAGCGCGAACATGATGCGCATCTTCTGGCCCACGCCGCCCATCTCATCGAGTTGGAGGGTGTGGGTGCGGTCGTAGGTGGCCCCGACAAGGAAGAAGAGGCTGGCGCCGATCAGGCCGTGGCTGATCATCTGCAGCATCGCGCCGCTGGTGCCGAGGTCACTGAAGCTGCCGATCCCGATCAGCACGAAGCCCATGTGGCTGATGGAGCTGTAGGCGATCTTGCGTTTGAGATTTCGCTGGGCGAAAGAGGTGAGTGCGGCGTAGATGATGTTCACCACGCCGAGCACCACCAGCAGTGGGGCGAACTGGGCGTGCGCCTCAGGCAGAAGCTGAGCGTTGAAGCGAAGCAGGGCATAACCCCCCATCTTCAGCAGGATGCCGGCCAGCAACATGTGAACCGGAGCGGTCGCCTCGCCGTGGGCATCCGGCAGCCAGGTGTGCAGCGGCACGATCGGAAGCTTGACCCCGAAGGCAATCAGGAGTCCGGCGTAACAGAGCACCTGGAAGCCTCGGCCGAAGCTCTTCACGGCCAGCTCGGTGTACTCGAAGCTCGGGGTGCCGCCGCCGAAGAAACCCATGGCCAGGGCCACCAGAAGGATGAAGAGCGAGCTGCCTGCCGTGTAGAGAATGAACTTGGTTGCGGCGTACTGGCGTTTCTTGCCGCCCCAGATGGCGAGGAGGAGATACACCGGCAGCAGCTCCAGCTCCCAGGCCAGGAAGAAGAGCAGCATGTCCTGAACGGCGAAGACCGCGATCTGGCCACCATCCATGGCCAGGATCAGGAAATAGAACAGGCGCGGTTTGAAGGTGACCGGCCAGGCGGCCAGCACCGCCAGGGCTGTGATGAAGCTCGTCAGCAGGATGAGCGGCATCGAGAGGCCA
It encodes the following:
- a CDS encoding CYTH domain-containing protein translates to MAVEIERRFLVRSDGWRAHVRHRDHLHQGYLVREPVSLRVRLGDAGRAWLTIKARFSGGDAERSAFGTALARQEFEYTIPAADAADLLELSSCRLEKVRHTLAWPGGEWVVDEFLGANAPLILCEVEPEDPRAPLTLPEWCGPEISGRRDLSNAALAEHPLKSWTEEQRRAVAIPTEQDRV
- a CDS encoding response regulator transcription factor yields the protein MSASTEPPSTRIALSEREIEIIELVALGLTNQEIAERLTISKRTVDNHVSNVFSKTGAKNRVALLNWAMDNGKICRDGFNCCSLNESDDPEPSLRSPA
- a CDS encoding methylenetetrahydrofolate reductase, which encodes MRLLQALEAGTPVITAEVMPPRGSDAALTLEHAERLRGRVHAINVTDGSRAVMRMSSLAVARLLLDRGHEPVLQLACRDRNRIALQADLLGAHALGIRNVLCLTGDPVRAGDQPGARPVHDLDSVRLLQQVSAFNRGADPIQGELPDGGTHLLAGAAADPHSPSWSGLRSRLRRKQQAGARFIQTQMVMDAAVLRRFQEEIASPLGLPVLAGVFLLKSARNAAFINRVVPGACIPQAIIDRLSAAADPADEGIAIASEQVRSFLRIVRGVHVMAVKAEQRIPAILDRAGVEPISSSGQLGGGEGSAACLAA
- a CDS encoding NDP-sugar synthase, translated to MKAMILAAGKGTRVRPITHMIPKPMIPILQKPVMEFLLELLREHGFTEIMVNVSHLAEEIENYFRDGQRFGVEIAYSFEGRIEDGELVGDAVGSAGGLKKIQTFQPFFDDTFVVLCGDALIDLNLSEAVRRHKEKGAMASLITKRVPLDQVSSYGVVVTDSEDRVLEFQEKPSVEEAHSDMINTGIYIFEPEVLKFVPEGQSFDIGSDLFPRLAEAGAPFYALPMEFEWVDIGKVPDYWQAIRSVLQGQVRQVPIPGKEVRPGVYTGLNVAANWDRITVEGPIYVGGMTRIEDGATLIGPSMIGPSCQIGANATIDNSIIFDYSRIGPGVQLVEKLVFGRYCVDRNGDHFDLQEAELDWLITDARRQDFSEPSPQQKAMAQLLGSDLARSGREAGR
- a CDS encoding segregation/condensation protein A gives rise to the protein MLQEAVERGELDPWEIDVIAVVDGFLDRLQQRCRLPQDRPAGSGPARGGRYEQDLAEASEAFLAASVLVSIKAEVLEASTLPPAPIEPEDWEPDADELGGAGLLVLPARPERHLLRRPVAPPPLRRSVSLGELIQHLEDIADRLEAQERHLRQGQRARRYSQSAAIAQVRHLAHRESLPETTAALRAFVAERMELDCWLDFEELVTAWAREAPSHLDQDRVGVFWALLFLCSQGSVALEQPDGLHRPLRLCRLPAPGGSSAQPTPLHAPATLVAAA
- a CDS encoding LapA family protein, which gives rise to MRQINFLLIFSFALAAVMFALENSEPTTVTLLPGVSFTLPLAVMLLVVMGVGATAAWIFAVWTMVVSRVETARQADGEQASQVRIEELERDLDRYRATVDAQLGLLPAVGGTTAGSEASPNPAAAASTD
- a CDS encoding NAD(P)H-quinone oxidoreductase subunit 4, producing the protein MAFPWLSASILFPIGAALFIPFIPDPGNGRQVRWFALGVALTTFLITVGAYLNGYDPGSSELQLVERVSWLPDVGLAWSVGADGLSMPLILLTSFITALAVLAAWPVTFKPRLFYFLILAMDGGQIAVFAVQDMLLFFLAWELELLPVYLLLAIWGGKKRQYAATKFILYTAGSSLFILLVALAMGFFGGGTPSFEYTELAVKSFGRGFQVLCYAGLLIAFGVKLPIVPLHTWLPDAHGEATAPVHMLLAGILLKMGGYALLRFNAQLLPEAHAQFAPLLVVLGVVNIIYAALTSFAQRNLKRKIAYSSISHMGFVLIGIGSFSDLGTSGAMLQMISHGLIGASLFFLVGATYDRTHTLQLDEMGGVGQKMRIMFALWTVCALASLALPGMSGFVSELMVFAGFATSEAYSLSFRVVMAILAAVGVILTPIYLLSMLREIFFGRENAELASHTNLVDAEPREVYVISCLLVPIIGIGLYPRLMTDSYKASIEALVARDRIAYAQVAPGAAPGLIRPAAPLQAPALS